The DNA window TCTTTATAGTGGGTATGGAGAGCGGACAAACTGTTCTTTACACGTTTAAATTAAACTTCTTAAGTACTCAGAGATGTTGAACTTTAATGACAACTACTTCAGAGTACAAGAAAGTCACATGGATACAAATAAACCCCTTGTGACTTTTCCTGATGTGTCTTTTTAATGACTGAGGCATGATTTCACTTTGTCCTTGTGACATTCTCCACACACCTAACCCCGCTGTTTTACTAGAGTCTGACTTTTCTCCTCGGGGTTTACTTCCACTTTTTAAGTTCAAAGCAAAGTTGGAAGCAGCACTACAGCTCTGGATTTACAGTAAAACCAGGCAGGCATGAGTTTTTGGCTTAAAAATATCCCGCATGACCTTAATATCTACAGTCCAAGAgcaaaaaatcaacaaaatgtgcCAAATTTATCCACAAACCTGCACCTCACCTACACTCTGATTTTAATTAAACCTGTTGCCCGCATGCCACTTTTCACTGAGAGCAGTAAGGTGAGTTTCCCTTTACTGGACCTTCTCCAGATTCTGTTCCTCCTGTCTTTTCGCATACCCTGACTGACTATTAAATGAAGAATTTATCATCCAAGATTCCTAGCCTACCTCATTAATTAGTAACAATTCATGACCACCTGAAACAAAGATCCTGATTTATGAAACGACTGAAAACCATGGCAATACTAACTCTGTTTGATGTTACTCTATTGCCTAGTAATTCCAACTTTCCAAACAAGCAGATAATGATTAAATGCAACCTGTTGTCCTTTGGCAAGTGGGCAAGGTACAAGGTACACACTTAATACAAAATATACACCCCTAGATGTCCGGAGATCAACAGAAATGACTGTAAAAACAGTGTTTACACTATACCCAGGTGTACCACGCATGATTACTGTAAATATTCTGGGAAGTAATTACAAAAACAGTTgacagagaaaataatcagaTGCAAATCCATGTTTTCAGCAAATTTATTCATTGCAGTACTTGTTATTCTACTGCTTTTACCAATAATATAGTTGAATCTATAGCAAAGCTTACTTTTTAATACATAGATGTGTTGTTAAAGGTAAAATCTTAATGCAAAAAGTCCCTATTGACTACTACACTACCCACAATGACTTAATACAACCAGAAACATTACATAGATAGATGCCACTGTTTGCCatggtttgaaaaaaaatctagtcTGTTTATATATTGAGACATGTCATCCTGTAATTATCTCGCCTACATGCTGTATTTCAGAGAGTTTTTTTAAAACCCCTTTTTTGTACTGTATTCTGTAAATGAATGCCTACGTCTACTATATAGGCCACTTGCACTAACAGTCTCGAGCCGAATGGGTTTGGGGGACTGGCGTTTAATTTGTCTTCACATAAGATTTACATTAAATAAGAGGCGGCTATTAAAAGCATTTGTAACAAGATGATAAATGGTGCAGTGGCGGGTTTGTTATGAGCAGATGATCAAACGTGTCATATGCCTCAGTGGTTTGTGAATATTCAAGAATGTCAGCTCatgtgcttcttttttctttttttttttactttaacacAGCAGATGCAATAAGCTGAGATAATTGGTGTACAACTAATTTACCATAtcaatgacaaaacatcagatTACTTATTTTCTTGATGAattattgtagtttttttttgtttttttatattatatGGCACTGTATACGGGGAAAACTACACAGTCAAACGCACACAACTGTAGCGTTTTAGAATGAGTGCTGTAAATTTATGTCAATAATCTTATTAAATAAGACAAAtcatttttggtgtttgtcATAATTTGTTCAGGTACagtcacaggaaaaaaacagacagcagaaaaaatATGCTGTACTAGAACTGCACTCAGACAAGCTCTGACTGTATTTGCACAATGTAAAACGATCACTGTGTTTGTAAGGACTTAGTAATTTCCTCCAGTGCAGCCGACTTTCTTACCGGTTCTACATGACTTGTAACATCCAGGGGCTTAGTCACTGACCCTGTGACGTGTGAATGACCTGGCAGTTTATGTTCTGCGATCTCAACCCAAAGGGGGTTTAGAGTCACTCCTGTGTAAAGAGACCTTTGTGGTTGTGGCATGCAGCAGGGTGGTGCAAGACAGAGTTGACTTTTCCTCCCAGTGAAAACGCCTCAGTACACAGGCCGTTCACCTTTTCATTACACGGCGTTCCACGTCAACAGTGCTCTACTGGAGCTGTAAACTTCCCCGTTCCCATTCGGAGAATTTCGCAGCCAGTATCCAACCATTCCCCGTGTTTAGACTGCAGTCATTTGGACCGACTTCTGTGCTCGAGACTGGCCCAGGGCAGAGGTCACAACAGGATGTGAGACCTGGACCTCCAGATGTGTTACACAGAAACTCAAAAGTCATTCAGGCTTGCAAGCAGTCAGAAAATTACGGCCATGTATTGGGTTTACCACACTGTTGCTGCTTGTTTCTTGTCAAATACTCGATGAAGTTGGGTGAAAAGGTCGATCTGATGCCGGCCAATTAACAGCAGCAGTTTGACGATGCTTTGTGACGCTTTTATGCTATTGACCCATTCACTGGCAGACAAGGTAGGCAGAGATTATGCTAAAATCTAAAGATTAGTCAGGGATCTGAGTCGGGCTGCTATTATCTTAAAAAAGACTAATATTAATCTTTCAGGAATGTGCAAGACACTCACAAATAGGCCCCACTAAATCCACCCTTATCTTCATTTGACTACCCACTGCCTGCCCTCTGCAGACTTATAAAATCACTGAATGGCCTCCAGGCTCACTGCACTACAATTTATAGCTCTGTGACAAGCAGGCTTTCCCCTTCAATTTCAGCACTGCACACTTATACCTATTAGTGTTAGGACACGTGTCGGTCTCAGTGAGTATTTTAGAAGCACAAATCTACAAGTAGCTGCTGTCACTGATGGCCTCTGTTGGAAGATATCCTCTCATTGTTGACATGGAGGAGCAGATAGCAGGTTGGACATTAGGCTGCTCTTTTCCCTACATCAGAGGGAGGCAGACAGTATCACACCAAGCCAGACAAGTCTTGAGTCTTTTGGCAAGCAGCCTTGCAATTGTGGAATTAGTTTAATTGGCAAAATTGTGCTTGATTGCAGTCTGCCGCTCGTATTTTTTCGTGCACCCGTCGTTGTTTTCGGCTCATTTTATTTAAGTAACTTCCGCAAAGACTTACTTATAAATACAGTTTCTCTGTCTGCACCAACCCTCAGTCTTGCACGGTGGGTGGGCATGTTCCTGAAATGCACTGGTGCACTTAAAGATAACAAGGACTTCCTCGTGGCAAAGACTCGCTTAGATTCCAGTGGAACACTCAgctgttttctgctcttatCTTCTTAATATAGGATACTTCTGTCTGTGAGAAAATGCCTCCAACTTATTTCTAGAGTGTATAATTGAGCAATGCTTTGCACACCTAACAAATTGAGGAAGAAAAGAGTCTTATGATAGTGAAGGAAACTCAACATCATGGGGCGGTTTTACGTATTGTACAATCAAGTGTCAACTTCCCCGTTTTCATGAGTTGTTAAAACAAAAACCAAGAAGTGTTACAACAGAAAGAATTGAGACAAAGTAGTTGCTCTGAGCTGTCCTCGAATGTGCAAAATGTGTAACTGACAGGTTGATGTTCATTTCATTTACAGGATGAAACATTGCCTACAACGGGGAATACAAATAACTGGAAGGCTCTTTAAGAAGGCAACTGGAGACTTGTGAGATTGGCAGAATCTATTAAGAAGCAGTCTGTAAAAGCATATCCAGGCACAGCTACATCCAAGAATGAGGATCAAATACACACTATCCGTCGTCTTTTTTGTGGCACTTGTTATCAtcgagaaagaaaacaacattatCTCAAGGTAAGCCCATTTCAGTCATCAACGGAGCAGTTTTATTCCATCTCTTCTCAGCTTGAAACAGACACTTGACACACATTTCTACAGATGTAGAGTTTGACAACAAGGTGATGACTTTTTGGTAACAGAAATATTGCTCCTTTCATATTTTCAGGGTGTCAGACAAGCTCACCTTAAAGCAGACCCCCCAGACCCCTCTACACCACAGTGGTATCTCCCAAACACTGCCTAAGCACAATGGTTCCTTCCCCTCATTCGGCAAGATGGACTTCATGCTGATGAAGCGGCGCTTAGAGAAATACAGTGAGCACCAGGAGGTGACAACAAAGGGCAGAAAACACATTCTACTGTTAGCCACCACCAGGACAGGCTCCTCCTTTGTGGGTGAGTTTTTCAACCAGCAGGGTGACAATATGTTTTACCTGTTCGAGCCATTGTGGCATGTGGAAAAGATGTTGACTCTGGATACAGGAGGCACTAATGCTACAGCGGCAGCCAAGGCATACCGCGATGTGCTCAAGCAGCTCTTCCTGTGTGATTTTACCCTCCTAGAAAGCTTCATCGAACCTCTTCCGGTGAACCACATCACCACAGCCCTCTTCCGCAGGGAGTCCAGCAGCTCTCTGTGCGAGGACTCTGTCTGCAGCCCCTTCATCAAAGGGGTCTTTGAGCGAtatcactgcaggaccagacgTTGTGGCCCCCTGAACCTGACCATGGCCTCTGAATCATGCCTCCAGAAGGAGCATAGGGCCATCAAGTCGGTAAGGGTGCGCCAACTTGAGACTCTCCGTCCTCTGGCTGAGGACCCACACCTTGACGTCAAATTCATCCAGCTGGTTCGGGATCCTCGAGCAGTACTGGCCTCACGCATGGTGGCCTTTGCAGCCAAATACAAGAACTGGAAGGACTGGGCCATGGGTGGGGACGTACCCATCGACGATGATGAGGTGAGGAAGCTGAAAGGGAACTGCGACAACATCAGGATGTCTGCCCAAGTCGGCCTCAGACAGCCGCCGTGGCTCCGCAGGCGTTACATGCTGGTGCGGTACGAGGACATTGCTCGGTTCCCTATGAGGAAGGCAACAGAGATGTACAAGTTTACTGGAATCCCGTTCACTCCTCAAGTGAAATCCTGGATTCTGAAGAACATCCAGGCTTCTAAGGAGACCAGCGGTGTTTATTCAACACAGAAAAACTCCTCTGAACAAGTAGAGAAATGGAGGTTCAGTTTACCATTCAAAATAGCCCAAGTTGTACAGAGAGCCTGTGGGCCAACACTGAAGCTTTTTGGGTACAAATCTGTGAGCAGCGAAGAGATGCTAACTGACAAATCTGTCAGTTTAATTGAAGATAAAGTGTTCAACTTTTTATAAACTTCAATAGACCTAAACTCCAAACACCTTAACCCTTATGCAGGAAACCTTTCTAGAAACTCAGCAATGAATTGTATTTATTAGGATCTTTTATCCTGATACAGAGCTATATATTTTGtgctatttaaagttttttttactatttaaaatAGTTTGATGAAGAAAATTGATTGTTGAGCAGAAAATATAGATATATAAAGCTTTTAACTATTGAAGCTAAAGTGTTTGGAATTATAAGAAACCTTGAAATATAGGAATAGCACAGTAATAACAGGAACATacctttgtttttttgcactcaCTTACTTTCTCTCTCCAATGCAAACAGTGCCATTGGCTTGTCCTGCGAGTCTGTCCCAAATATAAATCCTGAGCAAATATAGGAAAGTCCTGGGGGAGATGCTTGTGGGTTTGTGAACAATCATGAACTGTCTCAAACACTTCCAGGACTCTCCATTAGCTATTTTTGTGCAACAACTCATGCGTTAGCAACATAAGCTGCTTTTATACCAAAATACTTGCAAAAAATACCAGTGTCTTGCCAggcaattttatttttcatgagaTTTAGATGTACTGCCTATGCTAATTTATTTATGTCTTCCCTTTGCTAAAAGGTCATTATGACCCCAGGTCTGAATGTGCTCCACAGGTTCTTTCCCCCTCTGCAGggatagtgtttttttttgcacacgTATATTGTCGTTTATTGTACATACATGTTTGTAATTTGACCAAAAGTTGTTTGAAGTTGTCTTCAGGACTGTAAGGACCAATCATGTAAAACAGATGTTTACACTGCTACTGTATGCTAACATTCCAACTGCAGCTGGTTTGCAGGATTGTGCGAGGTTTGTCGCCAGGTCTCTGTCTGTTGACACAAGTCTCTTGGCTGGTGAGAATAAGAGGCCCTGATACTCTAAAATGCCAGACTGTTTGCTGATGTTGAGTCTGTTCTTTCTGAATTTTGTTTGTTGCAATAAACCTTCTTTTACATTAACTGTAAAACATCTCATTTCTGGGAAGGACAAGCTTTTGGTATGAAAATACTGCCTCCGGAAGTGGCAAAACTCACTAAATGGCCTGAAACTGTTTTAGATTCAGATCACATGAGCACTTTGGAGATTAACACAtcacagtttgtcatttttgtcagacaaagGTCAAACAATGACAATGTA is part of the Acanthochromis polyacanthus isolate Apoly-LR-REF ecotype Palm Island chromosome 19, KAUST_Apoly_ChrSc, whole genome shotgun sequence genome and encodes:
- the chst3b gene encoding carbohydrate sulfotransferase 3b; protein product: MRIKYTLSVVFFVALVIIEKENNIISRVSDKLTLKQTPQTPLHHSGISQTLPKHNGSFPSFGKMDFMLMKRRLEKYSEHQEVTTKGRKHILLLATTRTGSSFVGEFFNQQGDNMFYLFEPLWHVEKMLTLDTGGTNATAAAKAYRDVLKQLFLCDFTLLESFIEPLPVNHITTALFRRESSSSLCEDSVCSPFIKGVFERYHCRTRRCGPLNLTMASESCLQKEHRAIKSVRVRQLETLRPLAEDPHLDVKFIQLVRDPRAVLASRMVAFAAKYKNWKDWAMGGDVPIDDDEVRKLKGNCDNIRMSAQVGLRQPPWLRRRYMLVRYEDIARFPMRKATEMYKFTGIPFTPQVKSWILKNIQASKETSGVYSTQKNSSEQVEKWRFSLPFKIAQVVQRACGPTLKLFGYKSVSSEEMLTDKSVSLIEDKVFNFL